A genomic region of Nocardioides plantarum contains the following coding sequences:
- a CDS encoding TetR/AcrR family transcriptional regulator — MDPRVTRTRAALIRALAGLVSESPKGEPISMSAVAHRAGLSRQALHNHYNNVGDLATDLWISRLLEDWLSLDEVAANLVPALTEAVRERGIEPLLTAGRANREFFDKLRAIPRGERVAEVLAAAVTTWLTGSNRDHDQSEITLTGDARVFAIGGMVALVSTWQMADTPPSTAQQVTTLRRFAAAVATAPAG; from the coding sequence GTGGACCCCCGAGTCACCCGCACCCGTGCTGCACTCATCCGGGCGCTGGCAGGCCTCGTGTCCGAGTCGCCGAAGGGGGAGCCGATCTCGATGAGCGCGGTAGCTCACCGGGCAGGTCTGAGCCGGCAGGCGCTGCACAACCACTACAACAACGTTGGCGACCTGGCGACGGACCTCTGGATCAGCCGGCTGCTCGAAGACTGGCTGTCCCTCGATGAAGTGGCGGCGAACCTCGTCCCTGCCCTCACTGAAGCCGTTCGGGAGCGCGGGATCGAGCCGCTGCTCACCGCAGGGCGGGCGAACCGTGAGTTCTTCGACAAGCTCCGCGCCATCCCACGCGGCGAGCGGGTCGCCGAGGTCCTCGCGGCGGCGGTGACCACGTGGCTCACGGGGTCGAATCGTGATCACGACCAATCAGAGATCACCCTCACCGGCGATGCGCGGGTCTTTGCCATCGGAGGGATGGTGGCGCTCGTCTCCACCTGGCAGATGGCCGATACGCCGCCGAGCACCGCTCAGCAGGTCACGACACTCCGAAGGTTCGCGGCCGCCGTCGCGACTGCCCCTGCTGGCTGA
- a CDS encoding adenosylmethionine--8-amino-7-oxononanoate transaminase, whose product MASSPTDQLGRLLAYDREHVWHPYTSMTDPTPVRMVTGASGVRLRLDDGTELVDGMSSWWAAIHGYGRPELDAAVRSVDLAHVMFGGLTNAPAVRLAERLVGLAPTGLERVFLADSGSVSVEVALKMAWQWQRGRGRSERTRMLTVRGGYHGDTFGAMSVCDPDGGMHSLWAGVLPEQLFAPRPPAPGDDVEGWAAAFRALAAEHSDEVAAIIVEPVLQGAGGMWVYDPACLRVMREVADEHGFLLVLDEIATGFGRTGELWGSGHAGVVPDVMCVGKALSGGYLTLAATLCTDEVARGISASESGVLMHGPTFMGNALACTVALASLDLLEADDWAAQVSRVNARLVAGLAGLPGARTLGAVGVVQLDHPVDVVKATEAAAEEGVWLRPFRDLIYTMPPYVATDVEVDQICRAVARAAEVA is encoded by the coding sequence GTGGCCTCCTCCCCCACCGATCAGCTCGGCCGCCTCCTCGCCTACGACCGCGAGCACGTCTGGCACCCCTACACGTCGATGACCGACCCCACCCCGGTGCGGATGGTGACGGGGGCGAGCGGCGTCCGCCTGCGGCTCGACGACGGCACCGAGCTCGTCGACGGGATGTCGTCGTGGTGGGCCGCGATCCACGGCTACGGGCGCCCCGAGCTCGACGCGGCGGTCCGCTCGGTCGACCTCGCGCACGTGATGTTCGGGGGGCTGACCAACGCCCCCGCCGTACGGCTGGCCGAGCGGCTGGTCGGTCTGGCCCCCACCGGGCTCGAGCGGGTGTTCCTGGCCGACTCGGGATCGGTGTCGGTCGAGGTGGCGCTCAAGATGGCGTGGCAGTGGCAGCGTGGCCGCGGCCGGTCCGAGCGCACCCGGATGCTGACGGTGCGCGGTGGCTACCACGGCGACACGTTCGGCGCGATGAGCGTGTGCGACCCCGACGGCGGGATGCACTCGCTGTGGGCGGGCGTGCTGCCGGAGCAGCTGTTCGCGCCGCGGCCACCCGCGCCGGGCGACGACGTCGAGGGGTGGGCGGCGGCCTTCCGTGCGCTCGCCGCCGAGCACTCCGACGAGGTCGCCGCGATCATCGTCGAGCCCGTGCTGCAGGGAGCCGGGGGCATGTGGGTCTACGACCCCGCGTGCCTGCGGGTCATGCGTGAGGTCGCCGACGAGCACGGGTTCCTGCTGGTGCTCGACGAGATCGCCACCGGCTTCGGGCGCACCGGCGAGCTCTGGGGATCCGGCCACGCCGGCGTCGTGCCCGACGTGATGTGCGTCGGCAAGGCGCTCTCCGGGGGCTACCTCACCCTGGCCGCCACCCTGTGCACCGACGAGGTCGCCCGCGGCATCTCCGCCTCCGAGTCCGGCGTGCTGATGCACGGCCCGACGTTCATGGGCAACGCGCTCGCGTGCACGGTCGCACTGGCCTCGCTCGACCTGCTCGAGGCCGACGACTGGGCGGCCCAGGTCTCCCGGGTCAACGCGCGTCTGGTCGCCGGCCTGGCCGGCCTCCCCGGCGCCCGCACGCTCGGGGCGGTGGGCGTCGTCCAGCTCGACCACCCCGTCGACGTCGTCAAGGCGACCGAGGCCGCGGCCGAGGAGGGCGTGTGGTTGCGCCCCTTCCGCGACCTGATCTACACGATGCCGCCCTACGTCGCGACCGACGTCGAGGTCGACCAGATCTGCCGGGCGGTCGCCCGCGCCGCCGAGGTGGCCTGA
- the bioB gene encoding biotin synthase BioB, producing MTTPTSFDQLASAILDGKPATEDDALAVLRAHDDELLDVVAAAGRLRRHFFGNTVKVNYLVNLKSGLCAENCNYCSQSLGSTADILKYKWLQTDEALEAAAAGLKGGATRVCMVSSGRGPTNKDIDRVTDMVGAIKAEHPAVEVCACLGLLKDGQAERLRDAGVDAYNHNINTAESHHDNIVQTHTYADRVDTVGKVKQAGMSPCSGLIAGLGESDEQLVEALFALRELESDSIPVNFLMPFDGTPYENTWELEPQRCVKILAMARFVCPDREVRIAGGREMHLRTLQGLALHVANSLFLGDYLTSEGQAAEADLELIRDNGFVVLGSEPAAPDVPLERDPAKRRRGAGTTVAPNA from the coding sequence ATGACCACGCCGACGTCCTTCGACCAGCTGGCCAGCGCGATCCTCGACGGCAAGCCGGCGACCGAGGACGATGCGCTGGCGGTCCTGCGGGCCCACGACGACGAGCTGCTCGACGTCGTCGCGGCGGCCGGCCGGTTGCGGCGCCACTTCTTCGGCAACACCGTCAAGGTCAACTACCTGGTCAACCTCAAGTCCGGGCTGTGTGCCGAGAACTGCAACTACTGCTCGCAGTCGCTGGGCTCGACGGCCGACATCCTGAAGTACAAGTGGCTGCAGACCGACGAGGCGCTCGAGGCGGCCGCCGCCGGGCTCAAGGGCGGCGCCACGCGGGTCTGCATGGTCTCCTCGGGTCGCGGTCCGACCAACAAGGACATCGACCGGGTCACCGACATGGTCGGGGCGATCAAGGCCGAGCACCCCGCCGTCGAGGTCTGTGCCTGCCTCGGGCTGCTCAAGGACGGGCAGGCCGAGCGCCTGCGCGACGCCGGCGTCGACGCCTACAACCACAACATCAACACCGCCGAGTCCCACCACGACAACATCGTGCAGACCCACACCTACGCCGACCGCGTCGACACCGTCGGCAAGGTCAAGCAGGCCGGGATGTCGCCGTGCAGCGGCCTCATCGCCGGACTCGGTGAGAGCGACGAGCAGCTCGTCGAGGCGCTGTTCGCGCTGCGCGAGCTCGAGTCGGACTCGATCCCGGTCAACTTCCTGATGCCGTTCGACGGCACGCCCTACGAGAACACCTGGGAGCTCGAGCCCCAGCGCTGCGTCAAGATCCTCGCGATGGCCCGGTTCGTGTGTCCCGACCGCGAGGTCCGCATCGCCGGTGGCCGCGAGATGCACCTGCGCACCCTGCAGGGCCTGGCGCTCCACGTGGCCAACTCGCTGTTCCTGGGCGACTACCTCACCTCCGAGGGTCAGGCCGCCGAGGCCGACCTCGAGCTGATCCGCGACAACGGGTTCGTGGTGCTCGGCTCCGAGCCCGCCGCCCCCGACGTACCGCTCGAGCGCGACCCGGCCAAGCGCCGCCGCGGCGCCGGCACGACGGTCGCCCCCAACGCCTGA
- a CDS encoding GNAT family N-acetyltransferase, which yields MSTVGPITLEPLDVDERGVRLHAWVTHPRSAFWMMQDATPAEVVADYRLVAEHPHHDAWLGRVDGEPAFLAETYDPVLAPEVGLAGLPELRPGDLGMHVLVAPPDPGTDPRPGFTRAVFAAVMAHCFRDPAVRRVVVEPDVRNERIATLNREAGFVVVRVVDLPGKQAALSFCTRADWEAAR from the coding sequence GTGAGCACCGTCGGACCGATCACCCTCGAGCCGCTCGACGTCGACGAGCGCGGCGTCCGGCTGCACGCCTGGGTCACCCACCCCCGCTCGGCGTTCTGGATGATGCAGGACGCCACGCCCGCCGAGGTCGTCGCCGACTACCGGCTGGTCGCCGAGCACCCCCACCACGACGCCTGGCTGGGTCGCGTCGACGGGGAGCCGGCGTTCCTCGCCGAGACCTACGACCCGGTCCTGGCCCCGGAGGTCGGTCTGGCCGGGCTGCCGGAGCTGAGGCCCGGCGACCTGGGCATGCACGTCCTGGTGGCGCCGCCCGACCCCGGCACCGACCCACGGCCGGGCTTCACCCGTGCGGTCTTCGCCGCCGTGATGGCGCACTGCTTCCGCGACCCGGCCGTGCGGCGGGTCGTCGTCGAGCCCGACGTACGCAACGAGCGGATCGCGACGCTCAACCGCGAGGCCGGCTTCGTCGTCGTGCGGGTCGTCGACCTGCCCGGCAAGCAGGCGGCCCTGTCGTTCTGCACCCGGGCCGACTGGGAGGCCGCTCGATGA
- a CDS encoding SDR family NAD(P)-dependent oxidoreductase: MSTIAIVGAGPGLGLAIARVFGQEGFAVALISRTQSRLDELARTLRDEGIEARGFAGDVMDRDSLAAALTAAKETFGSIDVLEFSPAPHAPVPGLEMVGALDLTVESMAPQLEFYLYSAIAAVREVLPEMLERESGTLLFTTGGGSISPNPMMGNINAASAALRNWAVNLNGALADSGVHAAYIAINLLIDSGPEKAAAAAIAPLYWTAHRDRQTAEYIYALDAD; this comes from the coding sequence GTGAGCACCATCGCCATCGTCGGAGCCGGACCCGGTCTCGGACTCGCCATCGCTCGTGTCTTCGGGCAGGAGGGATTCGCCGTGGCACTCATCTCCCGCACACAGAGCCGCCTCGACGAGCTCGCCCGAACCCTGCGTGACGAGGGCATCGAGGCGCGCGGCTTCGCCGGTGACGTGATGGACCGGGACAGCCTCGCCGCCGCCCTCACCGCCGCCAAGGAGACCTTCGGGTCGATCGACGTGCTCGAGTTCTCGCCCGCGCCGCACGCGCCGGTGCCGGGGCTCGAGATGGTCGGCGCGCTGGACCTCACGGTCGAATCGATGGCCCCTCAGCTGGAGTTCTACTTGTACTCGGCCATCGCCGCGGTCCGAGAAGTGCTGCCCGAGATGCTGGAGCGCGAGTCGGGCACGCTGCTGTTCACGACGGGCGGAGGCTCGATCAGCCCGAACCCGATGATGGGCAACATCAACGCCGCATCGGCGGCTCTGCGCAACTGGGCCGTCAACCTGAACGGCGCCCTGGCCGACTCGGGCGTGCACGCTGCGTACATCGCGATCAACCTGCTCATCGACTCCGGGCCCGAGAAGGCGGCCGCGGCGGCAATCGCGCCGCTCTACTGGACGGCGCACCGGGATCGCCAGACCGCTGAGTACATCTACGCTCTCGACGCCGACTGA
- a CDS encoding IucA/IucC family protein produces MSFLDAPHLDPTSLAAVQRHLVTKAISEFAHERLLAPRPADAPGWTLESPDGRARYAFDAERLPLDHWAIDADTLTRTVDGEPAELDVQAFVIELAPLLGIPDQLLPVYLEELAATIQSSAWKWATPQPTVHDLVGAGYQEIEAAMTEGHPAFVANNGRVGYALDDYLAYAPETRSRVRLVWLAVRRSLSRLSLGAGLTEEDLYAGELDAAARAGFDDRLRGLGLDPGDYLLMPLHPWQWTAKVAVTFAPDVARRDLVPLGEGPDDYQAQQSIRTFFNVSSPHRHYVKTALAIQNMGFLRGLSPAYMGPTPAINDYVHDVVADDPTLAGCGFTVLRERAAIGYTGDVFHALAASHGVRSPQQKMLAALWRENPVPRLADGEQLATMAALLHRDAAGRSLVAALIEASGRSPRSWLASYLHAYVRPIVHCLLAHDLAFMPHGENLVLVLRDHVPVRAFMKDIGEEVAVMGDRPLPPDVARVRIEVTDAVKALALHTDVFDGVLRHLAAILHVDGVLPVEEFWAEVAACLRRHADDHPHLAAAGASYDLFREEFDHSCLNRLQLRNTLQMVDLTDQAESLMYAGVLTNPIAAYR; encoded by the coding sequence ATGAGCTTCCTCGACGCTCCCCACCTCGACCCGACGTCGCTCGCGGCGGTCCAGCGACACCTGGTCACCAAGGCGATCAGCGAGTTCGCCCACGAGCGCCTGCTCGCGCCCCGACCGGCCGACGCCCCGGGCTGGACCCTCGAGTCACCCGACGGCCGCGCGCGCTACGCGTTCGACGCCGAGCGGCTGCCCCTCGACCACTGGGCGATCGACGCCGACACCCTGACCCGGACCGTCGACGGGGAGCCGGCCGAGCTCGACGTGCAGGCGTTCGTGATCGAGCTCGCGCCGTTGCTGGGGATCCCCGACCAGCTCCTGCCCGTCTACCTCGAGGAGCTGGCCGCGACCATCCAGTCGTCGGCGTGGAAGTGGGCCACCCCGCAGCCGACCGTGCACGACCTGGTCGGCGCCGGCTACCAGGAGATCGAGGCCGCGATGACCGAGGGGCACCCGGCCTTCGTCGCCAACAACGGTCGCGTCGGCTACGCCCTCGACGACTACCTCGCCTACGCCCCCGAGACCCGCTCGCGCGTGCGCCTCGTCTGGCTCGCCGTACGCCGCTCGCTCAGCCGGCTCTCCCTCGGCGCCGGCCTCACCGAGGAGGACCTGTACGCCGGCGAGCTCGACGCCGCCGCGCGTGCCGGCTTCGACGACCGGCTGCGCGGGCTCGGGCTCGACCCGGGCGACTACCTGCTGATGCCGCTGCACCCCTGGCAGTGGACCGCCAAGGTCGCGGTGACCTTCGCCCCCGACGTCGCCCGACGCGACCTGGTGCCGCTGGGCGAGGGTCCCGACGACTACCAGGCCCAGCAGTCCATCCGCACGTTCTTCAACGTGTCCTCGCCCCACCGCCACTACGTCAAGACCGCGCTGGCCATCCAGAACATGGGCTTCCTGCGCGGCCTGTCCCCCGCCTACATGGGCCCGACGCCGGCGATCAACGACTACGTGCACGACGTCGTCGCCGACGACCCGACGCTGGCCGGCTGCGGGTTCACCGTGCTCCGCGAGCGCGCCGCCATCGGCTACACCGGCGACGTGTTCCACGCCCTCGCCGCGAGTCACGGCGTCAGGTCGCCCCAGCAGAAGATGCTCGCCGCCCTGTGGCGTGAGAACCCCGTGCCCCGACTGGCCGACGGCGAGCAGCTCGCGACCATGGCGGCGCTGCTGCACCGCGACGCCGCCGGCCGGTCCCTGGTAGCCGCCCTGATCGAGGCATCCGGCCGCAGCCCCAGGTCGTGGCTGGCGTCCTACCTGCACGCCTACGTCCGGCCGATCGTGCACTGCCTGCTGGCCCACGACCTGGCCTTCATGCCGCACGGCGAGAACCTCGTGCTCGTCCTGCGCGACCACGTGCCCGTGCGGGCGTTCATGAAGGACATCGGCGAGGAGGTGGCGGTGATGGGCGACCGGCCGCTGCCGCCCGACGTCGCACGGGTCCGGATCGAGGTCACCGACGCGGTCAAGGCCCTGGCGCTGCACACCGACGTCTTCGACGGGGTGCTGCGCCACCTGGCCGCGATCCTGCACGTCGACGGCGTCCTGCCCGTCGAGGAGTTCTGGGCCGAGGTGGCCGCGTGCCTCCGCCGCCACGCCGACGACCACCCCCACCTGGCCGCGGCCGGGGCGTCGTACGACCTGTTCCGTGAGGAGTTCGACCACTCCTGCCTCAACCGACTGCAGCTGCGCAACACGCTGCAGATGGTCGACCTCACCGACCAGGCCGAGTCGCTGATGTACGCCGGGGTGCTCACCAACCCGATCGCGGCCTACCGTTGA
- a CDS encoding pentapeptide repeat-containing protein yields MADLPISGSPPTSYVGEDWYGDDLGDVRHVGVTFVDVDLSEVTTRGATFEACEFRACRFNASSHVHSAFVACTFDGVNFFDTTFDGCKLTGSVFRRCTTRPLKVLDGVWHGVTARGADLSRLDLTGLDLREADLSLAKLGGTTLRGARLDGAVLRETDLTGADLRGASLRGADLTGAVLSGTRIDLAGAVALAEQTGAIVDAAGD; encoded by the coding sequence GTGGCTGATCTCCCGATCTCTGGCTCCCCACCCACGTCGTACGTCGGCGAGGACTGGTACGGCGACGACCTCGGCGACGTGCGCCACGTCGGGGTCACCTTCGTCGACGTCGACCTCAGCGAGGTCACCACGCGCGGGGCGACGTTCGAGGCGTGCGAGTTCCGTGCCTGTCGCTTCAACGCCTCGTCCCACGTCCACTCGGCGTTCGTGGCGTGCACCTTCGACGGCGTCAACTTCTTCGACACCACCTTCGACGGCTGCAAGCTCACCGGCTCGGTGTTCCGACGCTGCACGACCCGTCCGCTGAAGGTGCTCGACGGCGTCTGGCACGGGGTCACCGCCCGCGGCGCCGACCTCAGCCGCCTCGACCTCACCGGCCTCGACCTGCGCGAGGCCGACCTGTCCCTGGCCAAGCTCGGCGGGACGACGCTGCGCGGGGCCCGTCTCGACGGCGCCGTGCTCCGCGAGACCGACCTGACCGGCGCCGACCTGCGCGGCGCGAGCCTGCGCGGCGCCGACCTCACCGGGGCCGTGCTGAGTGGCACCCGGATCGACCTCGCCGGGGCCGTGGCGCTCGCCGAGCAGACCGGCGCGATCGTGGACGCCGCCGGCGACTGA
- a CDS encoding lysine N(6)-hydroxylase/L-ornithine N(5)-oxygenase family protein — MTRLHDVIGIGVGPFNLGLACLADPIDDLDCVFLEARDELAWHPGMMLDDATLQVPFLADLVTMADPTSRWSFLNYLKETGNLYPFYIRESFYPLRREYDDYCRWAAEGVGSVRFGQPVTSVEHDGAAYVVTSATGEVFRGRRVVLGVGTTPRVPEALCDVVDAGFEARSARTSATVCHSADYLGRKAELQAGGSITVVGSGQSAAEVYHDLLSESTAHDYTLTWLTRSPRFFPMEYTKLTLEMTSPEYTAYFQGLPTGVRGDLLREQRSLYKGISGDLVDAIFDLHYRLRVTGDGPRTTLVTNTEVVGAAYVGGGVHLDLHHTETDEAFGLTTEGLVLATGYSSQVPTFLDGIRDRLRLDDTGRFLASSTYAVDHTGHEVFVQNAEEHTHGFVAPDLGMGAFRNSVIVAALTGREVYPVEKRIAVQSFGVPDHLKGAS; from the coding sequence ATGACGCGCCTCCACGACGTGATCGGGATCGGCGTCGGGCCGTTCAACCTCGGCCTCGCCTGCCTCGCCGACCCGATCGACGACCTCGACTGCGTCTTCCTCGAGGCCCGCGACGAGCTCGCCTGGCACCCCGGGATGATGCTCGACGACGCCACCCTGCAGGTGCCGTTCCTCGCCGACCTGGTGACCATGGCCGACCCCACCTCGCGCTGGTCGTTCCTCAACTACCTCAAGGAGACGGGCAACCTCTACCCGTTCTACATCCGGGAGTCCTTCTACCCCCTGCGCCGCGAGTACGACGACTACTGCCGCTGGGCGGCCGAGGGCGTCGGCTCGGTGCGGTTCGGGCAGCCGGTCACCTCGGTGGAGCACGACGGGGCGGCGTACGTCGTCACGAGCGCGACCGGTGAGGTGTTCCGGGGTCGACGGGTCGTGCTCGGGGTCGGGACGACCCCGCGGGTGCCGGAGGCGTTGTGTGACGTCGTGGACGCTGGCTTCGAGGCTCGCTCCGCTCGCACCTCAGCCACCGTGTGCCACTCGGCGGACTACCTCGGCCGCAAGGCGGAGCTGCAGGCCGGTGGGTCGATCACGGTGGTGGGCAGCGGCCAGAGCGCGGCGGAGGTCTATCACGACCTGCTGTCCGAGAGCACTGCTCACGACTACACGCTGACGTGGCTGACGCGCAGCCCGCGGTTCTTCCCGATGGAGTACACCAAGCTAACGCTCGAGATGACCTCGCCGGAGTACACCGCCTACTTCCAGGGCCTGCCCACCGGCGTACGCGGTGATCTTCTTCGCGAGCAGCGCTCTCTCTACAAGGGCATCAGCGGCGACCTCGTCGACGCGATCTTCGACCTGCACTACCGGTTGCGGGTGACCGGCGACGGTCCGCGCACGACCCTGGTCACCAACACCGAGGTCGTCGGGGCGGCGTACGTCGGCGGTGGCGTGCACCTCGACCTGCACCACACCGAGACCGACGAGGCGTTCGGCCTCACGACCGAGGGGCTCGTCCTGGCGACGGGCTACTCGTCGCAGGTGCCGACGTTCCTCGACGGGATCCGCGACCGACTGCGGCTCGACGACACCGGCCGCTTCCTCGCGTCGTCGACGTACGCCGTCGACCACACCGGGCACGAGGTCTTCGTGCAGAACGCCGAGGAGCACACCCACGGCTTCGTCGCGCCCGACCTCGGCATGGGGGCGTTCCGCAACTCGGTGATCGTCGCCGCACTGACCGGCCGCGAGGTCTACCCCGTCGAGAAGCGGATCGCGGTCCAGAGCTTCGGCGTCCCCGACCACCTGAAGGGGGCCTCGTGA
- a CDS encoding ABC transporter permease: MFLAWKRSRLLGHASILPPPDRSCTFVNYSTDVKEVMTRSAEPASQPEAPVHPDFEAAVAGGSLTSEGPGSTHRYRDVLLGGIAILLLAMAMLTSYSSAFGNPKPHNVQLVVTGDATAIAALEQQDALEVTVVGSAAEARAAVLDREADGAIVLPAPGTDDGVTTYIASGGGRALSQAIAGIGGSLAAQLNVANKTSDLAPLPANDPVGSIEFYAILFAGLGAALGATVFGRILGTVDTAKKFVERSVVLVLYAGVLAALITLWIDVALDAVTVDPWSVFAILWLTALAIGGAVTGVAALGGTIAALALTIALVVLGNTSSGGPLGVHVLNGFFQTLYYVFPQGDALDLLRSVQYFDGAAVSAPIIRLCIWAGAGILLTLTAMLLRVRRDVAARTASAAHVAPRS, translated from the coding sequence ATGTTCCTTGCCTGGAAGCGTTCTCGTCTCCTGGGGCATGCATCCATCTTGCCACCACCGGACCGCTCATGTACATTCGTCAACTACTCGACAGATGTGAAGGAAGTCATGACGCGGTCAGCAGAGCCAGCATCACAACCAGAAGCCCCGGTGCATCCTGACTTCGAGGCCGCAGTAGCAGGAGGGTCACTGACCTCCGAGGGCCCGGGATCGACCCACCGCTATCGAGACGTGCTTCTCGGCGGTATTGCGATCCTGCTCCTGGCCATGGCGATGTTGACCAGCTACTCGAGCGCGTTCGGCAACCCCAAGCCCCACAACGTCCAGCTCGTTGTCACCGGCGACGCCACGGCGATCGCGGCCCTCGAGCAGCAGGACGCCCTCGAAGTCACGGTCGTGGGGTCTGCGGCGGAGGCGCGAGCCGCGGTGCTCGACCGTGAGGCGGACGGGGCGATCGTCCTGCCTGCTCCCGGCACCGACGATGGTGTCACCACCTACATCGCCAGCGGCGGTGGCCGTGCCCTCAGCCAGGCGATCGCTGGCATCGGCGGGTCACTTGCGGCACAGCTGAACGTCGCCAACAAGACCTCCGACCTGGCTCCCCTGCCCGCGAACGACCCTGTCGGGTCGATTGAGTTCTACGCGATCCTCTTCGCCGGACTGGGCGCGGCGCTCGGTGCGACGGTGTTCGGGCGGATCCTCGGCACGGTGGACACGGCGAAGAAGTTCGTCGAGCGCAGCGTCGTCCTCGTCCTGTACGCAGGAGTCCTCGCGGCCCTGATCACCCTGTGGATCGACGTCGCCCTCGACGCAGTGACCGTCGACCCATGGTCCGTGTTCGCCATCCTGTGGTTGACAGCGCTCGCCATCGGCGGCGCCGTGACCGGCGTCGCCGCACTCGGCGGGACGATCGCGGCCTTGGCCCTGACGATCGCTCTCGTGGTCCTCGGCAACACCTCCTCGGGCGGCCCCCTGGGCGTCCACGTGCTCAACGGCTTCTTCCAGACCCTCTACTACGTCTTCCCGCAGGGTGACGCTCTCGACCTCCTACGGTCGGTCCAGTACTTCGACGGCGCGGCCGTCTCCGCTCCGATCATCCGGCTGTGCATCTGGGCGGGGGCAGGCATCCTGCTCACCCTGACCGCGATGCTCCTGAGAGTCCGACGAGACGTGGCGGCTCGGACGGCAAGTGCCGCACACGTCGCCCCGAGGTCCTGA
- a CDS encoding pyridoxal phosphate-dependent decarboxylase family protein, producing the protein MASAPSPHPLSHLFHPHHAATYVATMRRGVDHLAEALAHTERRPATGVDPAQAAKPIADVDLDRPLGDVDATLDEVSRLYLDDAVWFHEPRYAAHLNCPVVIPALLAEVFVSGVNSSLDTFDQSVGGTFIERHLIDWTAARIGFGSSADGIFTSGGTQSNLQALLLARDHALATGVPLASLRVVASTDGHFSVQKAARLLGLGDAAVVAVGVDEQRRMDVAGLATALARIDADGHHAMAVVATAGTTDFGAIDPLPEIAGLARAHGAWFHVDAAYGGGLLASTTRRDWLAGVELADSVTVDYHKTWFQPVSSSALLVADGAHLGHVTWHADYLNPKDAAHPNQVDKSLQTTRRFDALKLWMTLRIIGPDVIGGYVDDVIDLAAEVGRHLAARDDIEVAAAPQLSTIVFRYRPAGLSVAACDRLSPLVRAALYARGAAMVAATKVDGHAWLKLTLLNPMATAADILGIVDEIATIGDELLLAEDVA; encoded by the coding sequence GTGGCATCCGCTCCCTCACCCCACCCGCTCTCGCACCTCTTCCACCCCCACCACGCTGCCACCTACGTCGCGACGATGCGGCGCGGGGTGGACCACCTGGCCGAGGCCCTGGCGCACACCGAGCGCCGACCCGCCACCGGCGTCGACCCGGCGCAGGCCGCCAAGCCGATCGCCGACGTCGACCTCGACCGACCCCTGGGCGACGTCGACGCCACCCTCGACGAGGTCAGCCGGCTCTACCTCGACGACGCCGTCTGGTTCCACGAGCCGAGGTACGCCGCCCACCTCAACTGCCCGGTCGTGATCCCGGCGCTGCTGGCCGAGGTGTTCGTGAGCGGGGTCAACTCGAGCCTCGACACCTTCGACCAGAGCGTCGGCGGCACGTTCATCGAGCGTCACCTGATCGACTGGACCGCGGCCCGCATCGGGTTCGGGTCGAGCGCCGACGGCATCTTCACCAGCGGCGGCACCCAGTCCAACCTGCAGGCCCTGCTACTGGCCCGCGACCACGCGCTCGCGACCGGCGTACCCCTCGCCTCGCTGCGGGTCGTCGCATCCACCGACGGCCACTTCAGCGTGCAGAAGGCGGCCCGGCTGCTCGGGCTGGGAGACGCGGCCGTCGTGGCCGTGGGCGTGGACGAGCAGCGCAGGATGGACGTGGCCGGGCTCGCCACCGCCCTGGCGCGGATCGACGCCGACGGGCACCATGCGATGGCCGTCGTCGCGACCGCCGGCACGACCGACTTCGGCGCGATCGACCCCCTGCCCGAGATCGCCGGCCTGGCCCGCGCGCACGGCGCGTGGTTCCACGTCGATGCGGCGTACGGCGGCGGTCTGCTCGCCTCCACGACCCGTCGCGACTGGCTCGCCGGCGTCGAGCTCGCCGACTCCGTCACCGTCGACTACCACAAGACGTGGTTCCAGCCGGTCAGCTCGAGTGCGCTGCTGGTCGCCGACGGTGCCCACCTCGGCCACGTCACCTGGCACGCCGACTACCTCAACCCGAAGGACGCGGCGCACCCCAACCAGGTCGACAAGAGCCTGCAGACCACCCGTCGCTTCGACGCGCTCAAGCTCTGGATGACGCTGCGGATCATCGGTCCCGACGTGATCGGCGGCTACGTCGACGACGTGATCGACCTGGCCGCCGAGGTCGGCCGGCACCTGGCCGCCCGCGACGACATCGAGGTCGCGGCCGCGCCCCAGCTGAGCACGATCGTCTTCCGCTACCGCCCGGCCGGGCTCTCGGTGGCGGCCTGCGACCGACTCTCCCCGCTCGTCCGGGCCGCGCTCTACGCCCGGGGGGCCGCGATGGTCGCCGCCACCAAGGTCGACGGCCACGCGTGGCTCAAGCTCACCCTGCTCAACCCGATGGCCACGGCCGCCGACATCCTCGGCATCGTCGACGAGATCGCCACGATCGGCGACGAGCTGCTGCTGGCCGAGGACGTGGCCTGA